From one Nymphalis io chromosome 19, ilAglIoxx1.1, whole genome shotgun sequence genomic stretch:
- the LOC126776116 gene encoding probable maleylacetoacetate isomerase 2 isoform X1, with protein MGDIIEEKPVLYSYWRSSCSWRVRIALNLKEIPYDIKAVSLIKGGGEQHCNEYREVNPMEQVPSLVIDGHTFVESLSIMHYLEETRPQRALMPQDCYKRAKVREICEVISSGIQPLQNLIVLIYVGEDKKKEWAQHWIMRGFRAVEKLLSSCAGKYCVGDEITLADCCLVPQVFNARRFHVDLRPFPIILRIDRELENHPAFRAAHPSAQPDCPPEVAK; from the exons ATGGGTGATATTATTGAAGAAAAG CCAGTATTATATTCCTACTGGCGAAGCTCTTGTTCGTGGCGTGTTAGGATTGCCTTGAACCTAAAAGAAATACCATATGATATTAAAGCAGTAAGTCTGATCAAAGGAGGTGGAGAACAGCACTGCAATGAATATCGGGAGGTAAACCCTATGGAACAAGTGCCGTCACTAGTTAtag ATGGACACACATTTGTAGAATCACTTAgtataatgcattatttagaAGAAACAAGACCTCAGAGAGCTCTTATGCCTCAAGATTGTTATAAGCGGGCGAAGGTTCGAGAGATTTGTGAg GTCATATCATCTGGCATCCAGCCTctacaaaatttaattgttcTAATATATGTGGGAGAAGATAAGAAAAAGGAATGGGCCCAACATTGGATTATGCGCGGTTTCAGAGCAGTCGAAAAGCTTCTATCGTCCTGTGCAGGAAAATATTGTGTTGGTGATGAAATAACTCTAGCTGACTGTTGCCTTGTGCCACAAGTGTTTAATGCAAGAAG ATTCCATGTTGACCTTCGTCCATTCCCAATAATACTTCGCATCGATCGTGAGCTGGAGAATCATCCGGCTTTTCGCGCCGCGCATCCCTCTGCGCAGCCCGACTGTCCACCGGAAGTAGCCAAATGA
- the LOC126776116 gene encoding probable maleylacetoacetate isomerase 2 isoform X2, producing MAKPVLYSYWRSSCSWRVRIALNLKEIPYDIKAVSLIKGGGEQHCNEYREVNPMEQVPSLVIDGHTFVESLSIMHYLEETRPQRALMPQDCYKRAKVREICEVISSGIQPLQNLIVLIYVGEDKKKEWAQHWIMRGFRAVEKLLSSCAGKYCVGDEITLADCCLVPQVFNARRFHVDLRPFPIILRIDRELENHPAFRAAHPSAQPDCPPEVAK from the exons ATGGCTAag CCAGTATTATATTCCTACTGGCGAAGCTCTTGTTCGTGGCGTGTTAGGATTGCCTTGAACCTAAAAGAAATACCATATGATATTAAAGCAGTAAGTCTGATCAAAGGAGGTGGAGAACAGCACTGCAATGAATATCGGGAGGTAAACCCTATGGAACAAGTGCCGTCACTAGTTAtag ATGGACACACATTTGTAGAATCACTTAgtataatgcattatttagaAGAAACAAGACCTCAGAGAGCTCTTATGCCTCAAGATTGTTATAAGCGGGCGAAGGTTCGAGAGATTTGTGAg GTCATATCATCTGGCATCCAGCCTctacaaaatttaattgttcTAATATATGTGGGAGAAGATAAGAAAAAGGAATGGGCCCAACATTGGATTATGCGCGGTTTCAGAGCAGTCGAAAAGCTTCTATCGTCCTGTGCAGGAAAATATTGTGTTGGTGATGAAATAACTCTAGCTGACTGTTGCCTTGTGCCACAAGTGTTTAATGCAAGAAG ATTCCATGTTGACCTTCGTCCATTCCCAATAATACTTCGCATCGATCGTGAGCTGGAGAATCATCCGGCTTTTCGCGCCGCGCATCCCTCTGCGCAGCCCGACTGTCCACCGGAAGTAGCCAAATGA